One Chlamydiota bacterium DNA window includes the following coding sequences:
- a CDS encoding ABC-F family ATP-binding cassette domain-containing protein, producing MICVEHVHLELGGRPILRGIDLTVREGECLAVVGPNGCGKSTLLKVIAGLERPDAGEIRMPKGTTVGYLPQETEIDPVWTLREELLSAFTEVQAALKEMAALAEEMGKTAPDSPAHDRVMRRYAECAHLVEHADGYALESKAARVAAGLGFLPGDLERPCRDFSGGWRMRILLAKLLLRRPDVILLDEPTNHLDLESTLWLEGWIERCGRTVVVVSHEPATMDRLADRIVCLENGRAEVYVGNYAQYLVRSRERREARWEAYTRQRREIETMEAFISRFRTNAARAALVQSRVKRLAKITRLEPPFHPTAIRFDFPPAPDSHREMLVLRNVGHAYGTHQVFKGIDLEIRRGEKIGLVGVNGAGKTTLLRILAGRETPREGECVVGRRVQRVYFAQYDTDTISSETTLLDAIGEAAPTGQAQRARDLLGAFLFGGDDVSKPLRVLSGGERTRFRIARILFSPANLLLLDEPTNHLDITSRATVERALAAYTGTVVIVSHDRAFMDRVTNRIVELDRGTLRTYPGSYSEYLEHARRLIAENGAEEPAAVERGAAEGAAAKGDPPRGARRIRALKKRILAVEKKIERQETLLAEADLRMADPAIAASYEELAPIAEERSALASEHQRLLQEWESLGQELEASGDPA from the coding sequence ATGATCTGCGTCGAACACGTCCATCTGGAGCTCGGCGGGCGGCCCATCCTGCGGGGGATCGACCTCACCGTCAGGGAGGGGGAGTGCCTCGCGGTCGTGGGCCCCAACGGCTGCGGCAAGTCCACGCTGCTGAAGGTGATCGCGGGCCTCGAGCGGCCTGACGCGGGCGAGATCCGAATGCCGAAGGGGACGACGGTCGGCTACCTTCCCCAGGAGACGGAGATCGACCCCGTCTGGACGCTCCGGGAGGAGCTGCTCTCGGCGTTCACCGAGGTGCAGGCGGCGTTGAAGGAGATGGCGGCGCTCGCGGAGGAGATGGGGAAAACGGCCCCCGACTCCCCCGCGCACGATCGGGTGATGCGCCGCTACGCCGAGTGCGCCCACCTGGTCGAACACGCGGACGGCTACGCCCTCGAGTCGAAGGCGGCGCGCGTCGCCGCGGGGCTCGGCTTCCTCCCCGGGGACCTCGAACGCCCCTGCCGCGACTTCTCCGGCGGGTGGCGGATGCGCATCCTTCTCGCCAAGCTCCTCCTGCGCAGGCCCGACGTCATCCTCCTCGACGAGCCCACGAACCACCTCGATCTCGAGTCCACCCTCTGGCTCGAGGGGTGGATCGAGCGGTGCGGGAGGACGGTGGTTGTGGTCTCGCACGAGCCCGCCACGATGGACCGGCTCGCCGACCGGATCGTCTGCCTCGAAAACGGCAGGGCGGAGGTCTACGTGGGGAACTACGCGCAGTACCTCGTCCGCAGCAGGGAGCGGCGCGAGGCGCGGTGGGAGGCGTACACACGCCAGCGCCGCGAGATCGAGACGATGGAGGCGTTCATCTCGAGGTTCCGAACGAACGCCGCCCGCGCGGCGCTCGTCCAGAGCCGCGTCAAGCGGCTCGCCAAGATCACGCGCCTTGAGCCGCCGTTCCACCCGACCGCGATCCGTTTCGATTTTCCCCCCGCGCCGGACAGTCACCGCGAGATGCTCGTCCTGAGGAACGTCGGCCACGCCTACGGAACGCATCAGGTCTTCAAGGGGATCGACCTCGAGATCAGGCGCGGGGAGAAGATCGGCCTCGTCGGCGTGAACGGGGCCGGGAAGACCACCCTGCTGCGCATCCTCGCGGGCAGGGAGACGCCGCGCGAGGGGGAGTGCGTCGTCGGGAGGCGGGTCCAAAGGGTCTACTTCGCCCAGTACGACACCGACACGATCTCCTCCGAGACGACGCTCCTCGACGCGATCGGCGAGGCCGCGCCGACGGGCCAGGCGCAGCGCGCCCGCGATCTCCTCGGCGCCTTCCTGTTCGGCGGCGACGACGTCTCCAAGCCGCTGCGCGTCCTCTCCGGCGGAGAGAGGACGCGGTTCCGCATCGCCAGGATCCTCTTCAGCCCCGCCAACCTCCTCCTGCTCGACGAGCCGACGAACCACCTCGACATCACCTCGCGCGCGACCGTCGAGAGGGCGCTGGCCGCCTACACCGGGACAGTCGTGATCGTGTCGCACGACCGCGCGTTCATGGACCGCGTGACGAACAGGATCGTCGAGCTGGACCGCGGGACGTTGCGGACGTACCCCGGGAGCTACAGCGAGTACCTGGAACACGCCCGGCGTTTGATTGCGGAGAACGGCGCGGAAGAACCGGCCGCGGTCGAGAGGGGCGCGGCGGAGGGCGCGGCGGCGAAAGGGGATCCCCCGCGAGGCGCGCGCCGCATCCGTGCGCTGAAGAAAAGGATCCTCGCCGTGGAAAAGAAGATCGAGCGGCAGGAGACGCTCCTCGCGGAGGCGGATCTGCGGATGGCCGATCCCGCGATCGCCGCGTCGTACGAGGAGCTCGCCCCGATCGCGGAGGAGCGCAGCGCTCTCGCGAGCGAGCACCAGCGCCTTCTCCAGGAGTGGGAATCGCTCGGCCAGGAACTCGAGGCGTCGGGGGACCCGGCGTGA
- a CDS encoding radical SAM protein — MRIFDYIRPAARVLRTEGLPLYLVFFVTDRCNARCGHCLFGDGTVFPDVARELSLEEIERAAATMGRLLFLLPTGGEPFLREDLAEIIGIFYRATGVRNVAIPTNGSLTARVVSAVERVLAACPKLTLGVDVSLDAVGDAHDALRGVPGLFSKAVATLRELQRIERRVPRFNVNIETTVTSFNDRLLDGNLDYFTRVLKPSAVFTLLARGRPRDPAALDVDIERYLAYAVRLERALLDGVLRGYRHFPGADLVNAKRIVRHRLIARIARERRCLLPCSAAGSLGAALFANGEVYPCEMRTDLPLGNLRDFGYDFREIWRGEKAARARGAIRRERCFCTYECFLTLNILFNPRFWPAVLLAWLRIKAARAEKAAVDLFAPRGG, encoded by the coding sequence ATGCGGATCTTCGACTACATCCGCCCCGCCGCGCGCGTCCTCCGCACGGAGGGGCTCCCCCTCTACCTGGTCTTCTTTGTGACCGATAGGTGCAATGCCCGGTGCGGGCACTGCCTCTTCGGCGACGGCACCGTGTTCCCCGACGTCGCGCGGGAGCTCTCCCTCGAGGAGATCGAGAGGGCGGCGGCGACGATGGGCCGCCTCCTCTTTCTTCTTCCCACGGGCGGCGAGCCTTTCCTCCGGGAGGACCTCGCGGAGATCATCGGCATATTCTATCGCGCGACGGGCGTCCGGAATGTCGCGATACCGACGAACGGGAGCCTGACCGCGCGCGTGGTGTCCGCCGTGGAGCGCGTCCTCGCGGCGTGCCCGAAACTCACGCTCGGCGTGGACGTGTCGCTCGACGCCGTCGGGGACGCGCACGACGCGTTGCGCGGCGTTCCCGGCCTCTTCTCGAAGGCGGTCGCCACCCTGCGGGAACTCCAGCGCATCGAGCGGCGCGTCCCCCGCTTCAACGTGAACATCGAGACCACCGTCACCTCGTTCAACGACCGGCTGCTCGACGGGAACCTCGACTACTTCACGCGCGTCTTGAAACCATCCGCCGTATTCACCCTTCTCGCGCGGGGAAGGCCCCGGGATCCGGCCGCGCTCGACGTCGACATCGAGCGGTATCTCGCCTACGCCGTCCGCCTCGAAAGGGCGCTGCTCGACGGCGTTCTCCGGGGGTACCGGCATTTCCCGGGCGCCGATCTCGTCAACGCCAAGCGCATCGTCAGGCACCGGCTCATCGCGCGGATAGCGCGGGAGCGGCGGTGCCTGCTCCCGTGTTCCGCCGCGGGCAGCCTCGGGGCGGCGCTCTTCGCCAACGGCGAGGTCTATCCGTGCGAGATGCGCACCGACCTGCCGCTGGGCAATCTGAGGGATTTCGGGTACGACTTCCGGGAGATATGGCGCGGGGAAAAGGCCGCGCGGGCGCGGGGGGCGATACGCCGGGAGAGATGCTTCTGCACCTACGAGTGCTTTCTCACGCTGAATATACTGTTCAATCCCCGCTTCTGGCCCGCGGTGCTCCTTGCGTGGCTCCGGATCAAGGCCGCGCGGGCTGAAAAGGCCGCGGTCGATCTCTTCGCCCCCCGCGGCG
- a CDS encoding glycosyltransferase: MPPVSERCTLSVIVPARDSEATVGACLAAVFASGYRDFELVVVDDGSVDGTLGIVAGFPCRLVRSGEARGAAAARNAGARVSAGRILVFVDSDIVIPADALGRVAGALEGGECDAVVGMLGKDSAHGNLASFYKNAYMHYTYRMLPPEIGVFYSSIAAITRAAFLGAGGFNEGYRNACIEDTEFGGRIRARGYRMLLDKELVVRHLRHYSLRELLATGFRRTSGIVKITLRRLAGRSDSPAHLTSPRSFTAGIALSMLACAAALLSLMAGKAYLAAALALALASLSLNAGFLAFIAREGGPARCALAIPLLLADQVAHGLGGIHGLISYARGERY; encoded by the coding sequence ATGCCACCCGTCTCTGAGCGGTGTACCCTCTCGGTCATCGTCCCCGCCCGCGACAGCGAGGCGACGGTGGGCGCGTGCCTCGCGGCGGTCTTCGCCTCGGGCTATCGGGACTTCGAACTGGTCGTCGTGGACGACGGTTCCGTGGACGGCACGCTGGGGATCGTCGCGGGCTTCCCCTGCCGCCTGGTGCGGAGCGGGGAGGCGAGGGGGGCGGCGGCTGCGCGGAACGCCGGCGCGAGGGTGTCCGCGGGGAGGATCCTCGTGTTCGTCGACTCCGACATTGTCATCCCCGCGGACGCCCTCGGCCGGGTGGCGGGGGCGCTGGAGGGCGGGGAATGCGATGCCGTGGTGGGCATGCTGGGCAAGGACTCGGCGCACGGCAACTTGGCGAGCTTCTACAAGAACGCCTATATGCATTACACCTACCGAATGCTGCCGCCGGAGATCGGCGTCTTCTACTCCAGCATCGCGGCGATCACAAGGGCCGCGTTCCTCGGCGCCGGGGGGTTCAACGAGGGCTACCGGAACGCCTGCATAGAGGACACCGAATTCGGCGGGCGGATACGGGCGCGCGGATACCGAATGCTCCTGGACAAGGAGCTCGTGGTGAGGCACCTCAGGCACTATAGCCTCCGGGAACTGCTGGCGACGGGGTTCCGCCGTACCAGTGGGATCGTGAAGATCACGCTCAGGCGGCTCGCCGGGCGAAGCGATTCGCCCGCGCACCTCACGTCGCCCCGAAGTTTCACGGCGGGCATCGCGCTCTCGATGCTCGCCTGCGCCGCGGCACTGTTGTCGCTTATGGCGGGGAAGGCGTACCTCGCCGCGGCGCTCGCGCTGGCCTTGGCCTCGCTGTCCCTCAACGCCGGCTTCCTCGCATTCATCGCGCGGGAGGGCGGCCCGGCCAGGTGCGCGCTCGCGATCCCCCTGTTGCTCGCCGACCAGGTCGCCCATGGCCTCGGCGGGATCCACGGCCTCATCAGCTATGCAAGGGGGGAAAGGTACTGA
- a CDS encoding FAD-dependent oxidoreductase, whose translation MMNGKRVVIVGAGIAGLSAGLRLAEAGIRVTVVEKEGTVGGLARSFTYGDYVFDVGPHRFHTDDPEVLAFIKEALDGDFVLMPRSSGVWLFGRYHDWPLSIASLFKLPPRIILRVSRDLVARRRVPGPSFRDYIVERYGRTLYECFFREYTRKFLKRDPGEIHSDWARTGIDRAIIDKRLQMNTLFEVASRALIPRRVKTEFVYPGTGGIDAFSRALARRIEARGGEVRRGAPVEHIEIAEGRIRSVTTAGGATVPADLVVWTAPLDFLCRLAGLERPRLSYLSAVLYNVMVRGTLRLRYQWCYYGQEDLLFNRWSIPRHFRESTCPPGGTGIGVEVTCMRGDATWNDPERLAGRVASEMRAVGALGPDNAIEGIRIERIENVYPVYGLDYLGELEETERRLADLRNLVLLGRTGTFWYNNMDHSIQAGLECARDIVAHGGDGLRHVYARQDYATRL comes from the coding sequence ATGATGAACGGGAAAAGGGTGGTGATCGTCGGCGCCGGAATCGCCGGGCTGTCGGCGGGACTGCGGCTCGCGGAGGCGGGAATCCGCGTAACGGTCGTCGAGAAGGAGGGCACGGTCGGCGGGCTCGCGCGGAGCTTCACGTACGGGGACTATGTCTTCGACGTGGGGCCGCACCGGTTCCATACGGACGACCCGGAGGTGCTGGCGTTCATCAAGGAGGCGCTGGACGGCGACTTCGTGCTGATGCCGCGGAGCAGCGGCGTCTGGCTGTTCGGCCGATACCACGACTGGCCGCTCAGCATCGCCTCGCTGTTCAAGCTGCCCCCGCGGATCATCCTCCGCGTCTCCCGGGACCTCGTGGCGCGGCGGCGCGTCCCCGGCCCGAGTTTCAGGGACTACATCGTCGAGCGGTACGGCAGGACCCTCTACGAGTGCTTCTTCAGGGAGTACACGCGCAAGTTCCTCAAGCGCGACCCCGGGGAGATTCACTCCGACTGGGCGCGCACCGGCATCGACAGGGCGATCATCGACAAGAGGCTCCAGATGAACACGCTCTTCGAGGTGGCGTCGCGGGCCCTCATCCCGCGGCGCGTGAAGACGGAGTTCGTCTACCCGGGCACCGGCGGCATCGACGCGTTCAGCCGCGCGCTGGCGCGGAGGATCGAGGCGAGGGGAGGGGAGGTGCGGCGCGGCGCGCCGGTTGAGCACATCGAGATCGCGGAGGGGCGTATCCGCTCCGTCACAACGGCCGGCGGCGCGACGGTGCCCGCGGACCTCGTGGTGTGGACCGCCCCCCTCGACTTCCTCTGCCGCCTCGCGGGACTGGAGCGGCCGCGCCTCTCCTACCTCTCTGCGGTGCTCTACAACGTGATGGTGCGCGGCACCCTCCGGCTCCGCTACCAGTGGTGCTACTACGGCCAAGAGGATCTGCTTTTCAACCGGTGGAGCATCCCGCGGCACTTTCGGGAGTCCACGTGTCCCCCCGGGGGGACGGGCATCGGCGTCGAGGTCACCTGCATGAGGGGCGACGCGACCTGGAATGATCCGGAGCGCCTCGCCGGCCGGGTGGCGTCTGAGATGCGCGCCGTCGGCGCCCTGGGGCCGGACAACGCGATCGAGGGGATCCGCATCGAGCGGATCGAGAACGTGTACCCGGTCTACGGGCTCGACTACCTGGGGGAGTTGGAGGAGACCGAGCGGAGACTCGCGGACCTGCGCAACCTCGTCCTCCTGGGCAGGACGGGCACGTTCTGGTACAACAATATGGATCACTCCATACAGGCGGGGCTTGAATGCGCCCGGGACATCGTCGCGCACGGCGGGGATGGGCTCCGCCACGTCTACGCGAGGCAGGACTATGCCACCCGTCTCTGA
- a CDS encoding DUF2079 domain-containing protein has product MRDSIGVAAGAGAALAGATAGAFVCLATGGGRLLPWAIAPAAGAAAAMGAWRLLARRAGKGRRLAALLPFLALLIPALFFPDYCIGVGPPAAVSAAIGGIAALAFAATAFLTVSPDAPAWEERMNRRARTIVVVAVILFAGITFARAVAVYRVFGFAGHDLCVFAQSFWTSLHGRLFWNTEECYPGCSRFGKQLCPIMFLLVPFFKCAPHCATIFALDALALALGAGMLYRIARSALGEYAAACFALAYLLHPGISYQALFPFYFIHYAPLFLLLALYFFARERLGAFMAALLLCWSLREDIALTTFVFGVYALLLRRRVAWVVIPALGSALWFAAAVWLVIPALGPGTARYFFEGADDGVVGIARWFAADPGAALMRLLSPRMLKLAYLVLMPFGVVLPLLSAEILFAAPTFLLLGLSSSAWMKSIAAYYYLPAVPFLFAGAIAVVARCSRSSRLPFATGRRVGNAIATLLLFLSCATFIRGPLIMAAQIGIRPFRCQPDAAHIEALREALRLIPRDASVYAPRYLAPHLAMRPVVMFKIPRNADYLIIDGRAGDPATRDIQKGAPIRSPAYHAVFEKEGVAVYRREGR; this is encoded by the coding sequence GTGAGAGACAGCATCGGCGTTGCGGCGGGAGCGGGGGCCGCACTGGCGGGCGCGACCGCGGGTGCCTTCGTCTGCCTCGCGACCGGAGGGGGGCGTCTGCTTCCGTGGGCCATTGCGCCCGCGGCGGGGGCCGCGGCTGCGATGGGCGCCTGGCGCCTGCTTGCACGTCGGGCGGGGAAGGGCCGCCGCCTCGCCGCCCTCCTGCCGTTCCTCGCCCTGCTGATCCCCGCGCTTTTCTTCCCCGACTACTGCATCGGCGTCGGCCCGCCCGCCGCAGTATCCGCGGCGATCGGGGGGATTGCGGCCCTCGCCTTCGCCGCCACGGCGTTCCTCACCGTATCGCCCGATGCCCCGGCGTGGGAGGAGCGGATGAATCGGCGCGCGCGCACGATCGTGGTCGTCGCCGTCATCCTCTTCGCCGGTATCACGTTCGCTCGCGCCGTCGCCGTGTACCGCGTATTCGGGTTTGCCGGGCACGACCTGTGCGTGTTCGCGCAGTCGTTCTGGACCTCCCTCCACGGCAGGCTGTTCTGGAACACGGAGGAATGCTACCCCGGCTGCTCACGCTTCGGGAAGCAACTGTGCCCGATCATGTTCCTCCTGGTGCCGTTCTTCAAATGCGCCCCGCATTGCGCAACGATCTTCGCGCTGGATGCGCTCGCGCTCGCCCTGGGGGCGGGCATGCTCTACCGTATCGCGCGGTCCGCCCTCGGCGAGTACGCGGCCGCCTGCTTTGCGCTCGCCTACCTTCTGCACCCGGGAATCAGCTACCAGGCGCTGTTCCCGTTCTACTTCATCCACTACGCACCGCTCTTTCTCCTGCTCGCGCTGTATTTCTTCGCCCGGGAGAGACTCGGTGCGTTCATGGCCGCGCTGCTCCTCTGCTGGAGTCTTCGCGAGGACATCGCGCTCACCACCTTCGTCTTCGGGGTCTATGCGCTCCTCCTGCGCCGGCGCGTCGCCTGGGTGGTGATCCCAGCGCTTGGGAGCGCGCTCTGGTTCGCCGCCGCCGTGTGGCTGGTCATTCCCGCGCTCGGCCCCGGGACGGCGCGCTATTTCTTCGAGGGGGCGGACGATGGCGTAGTGGGCATCGCGCGGTGGTTCGCGGCGGACCCCGGCGCGGCGCTGATGCGGCTCCTGTCCCCGCGGATGCTGAAGCTCGCCTATCTCGTGCTGATGCCGTTTGGCGTCGTCCTCCCCCTCTTGAGCGCCGAGATCCTTTTCGCTGCCCCCACGTTCCTTCTCCTGGGCCTCTCCTCGTCGGCTTGGATGAAGTCGATCGCCGCCTACTACTACCTGCCGGCGGTGCCGTTCCTGTTCGCGGGGGCGATCGCGGTGGTCGCACGCTGCTCCCGGAGCTCCCGCCTCCCGTTCGCGACCGGGCGCCGGGTAGGGAATGCGATCGCCACGCTCCTGCTCTTCCTCTCCTGCGCGACGTTTATCCGGGGGCCGCTCATCATGGCGGCGCAGATTGGCATCCGGCCGTTCAGGTGCCAGCCCGATGCCGCCCACATCGAGGCATTGAGGGAGGCGCTGCGGCTGATCCCCCGCGACGCGAGCGTGTATGCGCCGCGCTACCTCGCGCCGCACCTCGCGATGAGACCGGTGGTGATGTTCAAGATCCCGCGCAACGCCGACTATCTCATCATCGACGGGCGCGCGGGGGATCCGGCGACGCGCGACATCCAGAAGGGCGCGCCGATCCGTTCCCCCGCCTACCACGCTGTCTTCGAAAAGGAGGGAGTGGCCGTCTACCGGAGAGAGGGGAGATGA